In the genome of Nymphaea colorata isolate Beijing-Zhang1983 chromosome 9, ASM883128v2, whole genome shotgun sequence, one region contains:
- the LOC126410406 gene encoding uncharacterized protein LOC126410406 isoform X2: MAFEVWTPSDYAWVAERAHEELRILESHHPHHFGSLKHELASLLSEAQSFLLLWPPSSCSRPADVDSISCASACTAESSSYRIARKSKSIDVGREMGAELSAIEGRACECSSSGGGDDGGDGWMDGADAAIDKARECLRRIREVKEVIRPTATHAAAA; the protein is encoded by the exons ATGGCGTTCGAGGTGTGGACGCCGTCGGACTACGCCTGGGTGGCAGAGAGAGCGCATGAGGAGCTGCGCATTCTGGAGTCCCACCACCCACATCACTTCGGCTCCCTCAAGCACGAGCTCGCTTCTCTCCTCTCCGAGGCTCAATCTTTCCTCCTCCTGTGGCCGCCGTCCTCCTGCAGTCGCCCTGCGGACGTCGACTCCATTTCATGTGCCTCTGCTTGTACAGCAG AATCGTCCTCCTACAGAATCGCGAGAAAGAGCAAGTCTATTGATGTTGGTAGGGAAATGGGCGCTGAGTTGAGCGCCATCGAGGGACGGGCTTGTGAATGCAGCAGCAGTGGTGGTGGCGACGATGGCGGCGATGGGTGGATGGATGGTGCTGATGCGGCCATAGACAAGGCCAGAGAATGTCTCCGCAGAATCAGGGAAGTGAAGGAAGTGATCAG ACCAACAGCTACGCATGCAGCTGCAGCCTGA
- the LOC126410406 gene encoding uncharacterized protein LOC126410406 isoform X1, which yields MAFEVWTPSDYAWVAERAHEELRILESHHPHHFGSLKHELASLLSEAQSFLLLWPPSSCSRPADVDSISCASACTAESSSYRIARKSKSIDVGREMGAELSAIEGRACECSSSGGGDDGGDGWMDGADAAIDKARECLRRIREVKEVISCSLKITRRLAIVAALI from the exons ATGGCGTTCGAGGTGTGGACGCCGTCGGACTACGCCTGGGTGGCAGAGAGAGCGCATGAGGAGCTGCGCATTCTGGAGTCCCACCACCCACATCACTTCGGCTCCCTCAAGCACGAGCTCGCTTCTCTCCTCTCCGAGGCTCAATCTTTCCTCCTCCTGTGGCCGCCGTCCTCCTGCAGTCGCCCTGCGGACGTCGACTCCATTTCATGTGCCTCTGCTTGTACAGCAG AATCGTCCTCCTACAGAATCGCGAGAAAGAGCAAGTCTATTGATGTTGGTAGGGAAATGGGCGCTGAGTTGAGCGCCATCGAGGGACGGGCTTGTGAATGCAGCAGCAGTGGTGGTGGCGACGATGGCGGCGATGGGTGGATGGATGGTGCTGATGCGGCCATAGACAAGGCCAGAGAATGTCTCCGCAGAATCAGGGAAGTGAAGGAAGTGATCAG CTGCAGCCTGAAGATCACGCGGCGCTTGGCCATCGTTGCTGCCTTAATCTAA